TTTGTTGCTGGCCGACGAAATCAACCGTGCCCCGGCCAAGACCCAGGCAGCCTTGCTCGAAGCCATGCAGGAGCGGCAAGTCACCCTCGAAGGCGAGGCGTTGCCCATCGGTCAACCGTTCATGGTGCTGGCGACCCAGAACCCTATTGAACAGGAAGGTACTTACCCGCTGCCGGAAGCGGAGCTGGATCGCTTCATGCTCAAGGTGCGCATGGATTACCCCGACGCGCAGCAAGAACTGGACATGGTGCGTGAAGTCACCCGCTCGTCTCGCGCCGACATGCTGGATGTACAACCCTTGCGTACGGTACTGCTGGCCGAAGATGTGCTGCGGCTTCAGCAGATAGCCAGTGAACTGGCACTCGACGAACAAGTGCTCGACTATGCCGTACGGCTGGCGCGCGCCACCCGTAGCTGGCCAGGGTTGGCCATCGGCGCTGGCCCACGCGCTTCCATCGACCTGGTACGTGGCGCACGTGCCCGTGCCCTGTTGCGCGGTGGTGAGTTCGTCACCCCGGACGATATCAAGGGTTGCGCGCTGGCAGTGCTGCGCCATCGGGTACGCATCGCGCCAGAGTTGGATATCGACGGGCTGGAGGTCGACCAGGTGCTCAAGCAAATGCTCGATCAGATCCCGGCGCCTCGGCAATGACTCGCCCATGAAACCGACCCGTCTGCTGTTGAACTGGCTTGGCGTATTGCTGGGCTTGGACATCCTGCTGGGGATTGTGGCAGCGTTGCAGTTCAAGGTGCCAGACACCTTGCACTCCATCGCGTGGGGCCTGCTACTGGCGCTGTTACTGCTCGCGCTGCTGGATGCGATGCGTCTGAGTAGCCGCCCTTCGCCCCGTGTGCAACGGCAAATGCCCGGAAGCCTGGCACTGGGCCGCTGGGGGGAAATACGCCTGGTTCTCGAGCATGACTTCCCGCAGACACTGAGCGTGCAGGTGTTCGATCATGTCCCTGACGGGCTGTCGGTGGAGCACATGCCCCAATCCATAGACCTGCGCCCCGGTGAACGCAGTGAGCTGGGTTATCGCCTTCGCCCTTTGAGGCGTGGTCATTTCAGTTTCAACCGCTGTGAAATTCTCCTGCCCAGCCCCATGGGCCTGTGGTCAGCACGGCGACTGATCGACGTGAGCGATACCACCCGCGTCTATCCGGACTTCGCCCGTCTCTACGGCGCCCAACTGCAGGGTGTGGATAACTGGCTGAGCCAACTGGGTGTACGCCAACGGCAGCGCCGCGGCTTGGGACTGGAGTTTCACCAGTTACGCGAGTTTCGCGAGGGTGACAGCCTGCGGCAAATGGACTGGAAAGCCACGGCCCGGCAACGCACACCCATCGCCCGTGAGTACCAGGATGAGCGTGACCAACAGATCGTGTTCATGCTCGATTGCGGCCGCCGCATGCGCAGCCAGGATGACGAACTGTCCCACTTTGACCATGCCCTGAATGCCTGCCTGCTGCTCAGCTACGTCGCGTTGCGCCAGGGGGATGCGGTTGGGCTGTGCACCTTCGCCGGTGACCAGCCACGCTACCTGGCGCCGGTCAAAGGCAGTAGCCAGTTGAACCGGTTGCTCAACGCGGTATACGACCTTGATACCACTCGCCGGGCTGCCGATTATCAGGCTGCAGCAAGCCAACTGCTGGCTCGACAGAAACGGCGCGCTTTGGTGATCGTGATATCCAACCTGCGGGATGAGGATGATGAAACACTGCTGACGGCCGTCAATCGCATCAGCCGCCATCACAGGGTGCTGGTGGCCAGTTTGCGCGAGGAAGCCCTTGATCAACTGCGCCAAGCCCCCGTACAAACCCTGCCCGAAGCCTTGGCCTACAGCGGCACCATCGACTACCTGAATACCCGCAACGAACTGCACGACCGGCTCTGCGCCCAGGGCCTGTCCCTACTGGACACTTTACCGTCTGAACTGGGACCGGCCTTGGTCACACGTTACCTGGGGTGGAAGAAAGCCGGCGTGCTCTGATAAGGGCGCGCCAACGTTATTCATCTACGCCGAAGCCTGCAACGGATCAAAGCTGAAGTAATTCAACAAGACGTTGATCAACTGCCCATATTCTTCGGGTGCGTGGAGCACCCTGAACCCGGAATCGTAGTGTTGCGGGTTGATGTCCTCATGACTCCACAGACAGGTCACCGTGAGATCGATGGGGTGGAAAGTGTCGTCAGCGCCTGGAATCTTCAAGCGCAGTTCGAAGTCCACGTCGACCATCATGGGCAATTGGCTGATTAACATCAGCCCGTCTTCCGAGACATTGCCCAAAAACCCGATGGGCTTGTCGGTGAGACGATTAAACACTTGCAGGAAATAAGGAAGCTGATGCCGCTCGATCCGTCGGTCGGTAAACATGGTGAGATCGCCATCCAGTGGCCATAACTGCGGCCGTGCCAGTGATTCGGAACGGGCGACGTCGCCCACTCTCCCTGGATCTGGGGGCGACAACAGGCAATTGCCTGCCGCTAGACAGCCACCCAGTCCGGGCCCAACATCCGTTTGCAAAGAAACTTATACAAACGAACATTCAAAGAATAGCCCAAGACTGGCGACGGGCCAGTTATTGAATGACGAATATCATCACAAGGACGCCGGACGCGGTTGCGCGACGCTTGCACCGGGGTAATGCCCCAGTTGTTGCAGGGTGTCGAGCCTCGCGCGGGCACGGTAGGCGTACTCACTCGACGGGTATTGATTGATGATGAATTGATAAGTCTGTACCGCGTCGACGAACAGTTTCTGCCGTTCCAGGCACTGGCCGCGCAACATCGAGACTTCCGGCTGTACATAACGTCGGGTGCGACTTTCACGGTCGACCTGGGACAATTCCAGGGTAACGCGCTCGCAGTCACCGACCTTGTAGGCGCGGTAGGCATTGTTCAGGTGATGGTCCATCGACCAGCGGGTGCAGCCGACAACACTGACGGCCAGGGCAGCAATGAGCAAAATTCGCATGAGGGTTCTCCTGTCTTGTGCAGTGTATCGACCCCCCGTCGAAAATCTTCAGGGATGTTCGTATTCCGCCACAACGAAAACAAGTCAATCGTCGATAAGTAGTGCAAACGAACAATGACTACAACGAAAGAGCATAGTAGCCTTCCTCAGCGCTTGAACTCAGGAGTCTGTGCATGTCCGTCCGTCGTACCAAAATCGTCGCCACCCTTGGCCCGGCCAGCAACTCGCCGGAAGTCCTCGAACAGCTGATTCTGGCTGGTTTGGACGTTGCCCGTCTGAACTTCTCCCACGGCACCCCGGACGAGCACAAGGCTCGCGCCAAGCTGGTGCGTGACCTGGCCGCCAAGCACGGCCGCTTCGTCGCACTGCTGGGTGACCTGCAAGGCCCGAAAATCCGTATCGCCAAATTCGCCAACAAGCGGATCGAGCTGAAGATCGGTGATCAATTCACCTTCTCCACCAGCCACCCGTTGACCGAAGGCAACCAGCAAGTCGTGGGTATCGACTACCCGGACCTGGTCAAGGACTGCGGCGTCGGCGACGAGCTGTTGCTGGACGATGGCCGTGTGGTCATGCGCGTCGAAACCGCGACCCCGACTGAACTGCACTGCGTCGTGCTGATCGGTGGTCCGCTGTCCGACCACAAAGGCATCAACCGTCGTGGCGGTGGCTTGACCGCACCGGCCCTGACCGAAAAAGACAAGGCCGACATCAAGCTCGCCGCCGAAATGGAAGTGGACTACCTCGCCGTGTCCTTCCCGCGCGACGCCGCCGACATGGAATACGCTCGTAAACTGCGCGACGAAGCCGGTGGTACTGCCTGGCTGGTGGCGAAGATCGAACGCGCCGAAGCCGTGGCCGATGACGAAACCCTCGACGGCCTGATCAAGGCTTCCGACGCGGTGATGGTTGCCCGTGGCGACCTGGGCGTGGAAATCGGTGACGCCGAGCTGATCGGTATCCAAAAGAAGATCATCCTGCACGCACGCCGTCACAACAAAGCGGTGATCGTGGCGACCCAGATGATGGAGTCGATGATCCAGAACCCGATGCCGACCCGCGCCGAAGTGTCCGACGTGGCCAACGCCGTGCTCGACTACACCGACGCCGTGATGCTCTCAGCCGAAAGCGCCGCTGGCCCGTACCCGCTGGAAGCCGTGCAAGCCATGGCACGTATCTGCCTCGGCGCTGAAAAGCACCCGACCAGCAAGACCTCCAGCCACCGCATCGGCAAAGAGTTCGAAAGCTGCGACCAGAGCATCGCCCTGGCGGCCATGTACACCGCGAACCACTTCCCGGGCGTGAAGGCGATCATCGCGCTGACCGAAAGTGGCTACACGCCGTTGATCATGTCGCGCATCCGTTCCTCGGTGCCGATCTACGCGTTCACCCCGCACCGCGAAGCCCAGGCGCGCACCGCGCTGTTCCGTGGTGTGTACACCGTTCCGTTCGATCCGGCTTCGCTGGCACCGAACGAAGTCAGCCAGAAAGCTATCGACGAGCTGGTCAAGCGTGGCGTCGTAGAGAAAGGCGACTGGGTCATCCTGACCAAGGGCGACAGCTACCACACCACCGGTGGCACCAATGGCATGAAGATCCTGCACGTGGGCGACCCACAGGTCTGAGTGACACGCTGAAAAACAAAAGCCCCGCCCTGTGAATGGCGGGGCTTTTTGCTTTCTCAGGACCGGTTGATAAACCCCGACAACGCCGCAATCGCTTCCGGCGACTTCAACCGCTGGACAAACAAAGCGCCCTCTTCCTCAATCACCTGGCGCAATTGCTCACGGTCAACGCTCTTCATCAATTGCTTGGTCACCTGCACAGCCCCCGGCGCCAAGGTCTCAAAGCGCTGGGCCATTTCCCGCGCCTTGGCCAACGCCGCCTCCCCGCTGCCCAGCGCCTCGGTAGCAATCCCCCAGGCTGCCGCCTGCTCGCCGGTAAAGCCTTCGCCCAGCAGCAATAATTCCGCAGCCTTCGCGTGCCCCAACAACCTCGGCAGGATCAGACTTGAACCAAACTCCGGGCACAGCCCCAGGTTGACGAATGGCATGCGCAGCCGCGCATCACGGCTGATGTAAACCAGGTCACAATGCAGCAGCAGGGTCGTGCCAATGCCCACCGCAGCGCCCGCCACGGCGGCAATCACCGGTTTTCGGCAGTTGAGCAGGCTTTTCATGAAGTAAAACGGTGGGCTGTCGAGATCACTGGGCGGCTGTTCAAGAAAATCGCCAATGTCGTTGCCGGCGGTGAAACAGTCACTGCTGCCCTGGATCAGCACGCAGCGGATGGCCTCATCCGCATCGGGCCTGCTCCAGGGCCTCGGCCAGTTGCGTGTACATGGCGCGGGTCAGGGCGTTTTTCTTGTCGGGGCGATTGAGCTGCAAGGTCAGCAACCCGCGCTCGCGGTGTTGCAGGATGGCATCGGTCATGGCGAATCTCGCGGCTGTAGAATTCAGCGCTCAACCACGGGGCAGGAACACATCGGCCAGCAGTTGATTGCGCGGCAGGCCCGCCAGGAACAGACGCTTGGAAAACGCCTCGACACTGGCCGGGTGCCCGCAGAGTAAAGCCAGAGTTTGCCGCGAAACAAGCCGCAGTTGCGCCAATGCCTGAGTCGCCTGCGCCGCCGTCCACAATTCCACCGTCACGTTGGGATGCTGTGCCGCCAGCTGCGCTAGGGGTTCAGCCAGGTAATGCCCCTGCGCATCATGGGCCAGGTGAATCACGCGAATGTCGCCCTGATGATCCTGGCGCAAGGCCTCACGCAACACCCCCCAAAGAGGGCCAAGGCCGGTGCCGGATGCCAGCAGCCACAACGGCCGGCTTTGCCAGTCAGGATCGTATTGCAGCGCACCACCGCGCAATTCGCCCAGACGCAGACGGTCGCCCAGCTGCAACTGGCGAGCAAGATCACTGAACTCGCCAGGCAGACGGCAATCGAGGTGAAATTCCAGGAATGGGTCTTCCTGAGGCAAGCTCGCCAGGGAATAGGGCCGTGCCACTTGTCCCGCCCACAACACCAGATGCTGCCCGGCCCGATAGCGCAAGCCACGCTCGGGTTGCAGACGCAAGCGCAGCACGCTCGGGCTCAACCAATCCACACCCAGCACCTGGGCCGGCAACCCGTCACGCGTCGGGTCAAAGGTTTCAACGCGCAGGTCCCCGCTGACCTGGCACTGGCAAGCCAAGCGCCAGCCGTCCTGGCGTTGCGCAGGGCTCAAGGCCTCGGGTTGTTTGTCCTCGACCTCCCCCAGGCATCGCACCAGGCACGCATGGCAACTGCCGGCGCGGCAACTGTAGGGCACGGCCACACCGGCCTGGTTCAAGGCATCCAGCAGGTTGCTGCCGTAAGATACCGACCAATGGCGTTCGCCGACGTAGAGTTCAGGCATATAAGGGCTCAATCACAAGGGGCGCGCACAGGGAATCATGCCTGCGACAGTTTGACCATAGTCGGGTGTATCGGCCACCGAGCCGGGTTATACTGCCGCGCCTTTTTAGCGTCGCGCCTGCACCATTTTGGCGTGCCTTGGAAAGGTGAGCTCAGCCGACCGATGCAACACTGAGCCCACCTTTATTGAATGTTCCCTTATAGAGGAGCGCGACTCATGACCGTGATCAAGCAAGACGACCTGATTCAGAGCGTTGCCGACGCCCTGCAATTCATTTCCTACTACCACCCCGTTGATTTCATCCAGGCCATGCACGAAGCCTACCTGCGCGAAGAATCGCCAGCGGCCCGTGACTCCATCGCCCAGATCCTGATCAACTCGCGCATGTGCGCCACCGGCCATCGCCCGATCTGCCAGGACACCGGTATCGTTACCGTGTTCGTGCGCGTGGGCATGGACGTGCGTTGGGATGGCGCCACCATGGGCCTGGACGACATGATCAACGAAGGCGTGCGTCGCGCCTACAACCTGCCGGAAAACGTCCTGCGTGCTTCTATCCTGGCCGACCCTGCAGGCGCGCGCAAAAACACCAAGGACAACACCCCGGCGGTCATCCACTACTCCATCGTCCCGGGCAACACCGTGGAAGTGGACGTGGCGGCCAAGGGCGGCGGTTCCGAGAACAAGTCGAAAATGGCCATGCTCAACCCGTCCGACTCGATCGTTGACTGGGTATTGAAGACCGTTCCGACCATGGGCGCCGGCTGGTGCCCACCGGGCATGCTCGGCATCGGCATCGGCGGCACCGCCGAGAAAGCCGCGGTAATGGCCAAGGAAGTGTTGATGGAATCCATCGACATCCACGAGCTGAAAAAGCGCGGCCCGCAGAACCGTATCGAAGAGATGCGCCTGGAGCTGTTCGAGAAGGTCAACCAACTGGGCATCGGCGCCCAGGGTCTGGGTGGCCTGACCACCGTGCTCGACGTGAAGATCATGGACTACCCGACCCACGCCGCATCCTTACCGGTGTGCATGATCCCCAACTGCGCCGCCACCCGTCACGCGCACTTCGTGCTCGACGGTTCGGGCCCGGCATCGCTGGAAGCCCCACCGCTGGACGCCTACCCGGAAATCGTCTGGGAAGCCGGCCCATCGGCCCGTCGCGTCAACCTCGACACCCTGACCCCGGAAGAAGTGCAGAGCTGGCAGCCGGGCGAAACCGTATTGCTCAACGGCAAGATGCTCACCGGTCGCGACGCCGCGCACAAGCGCATGGTCGAGATGCTGAACAAGGGCGAAACCCTGCCGGTTGATCTGAAAGGTCGCTTCATCTACTACGTCGGCCCGGTTGATCCGGTGCGCGAAGAAGTGGTTGGCCCAGCCGGCCCGACCACCGCGACGCGGATGGACAAGTTCACCCGTCAGATCCTCGAGCAAACCGGCCTGCTGGGCATGATCGGCAAATCCGAGCGCGGCCCGACTGCGATCGAAGCGATCAAGGACCACAAGGCCGTGTACCTGATGGCCGTGGGCGGCGCCGCCTACCTGGTGGCGCAAGCCATCAAGAAGTCGCGCGTGGTGGCCTTCGCCGAGCTGGGTATGGAAGCGATCTACGAGTTCGACGTGAAGGACATGCCGGTCACCGTTGCTGTCGACAGCAAAGGCGAATCCGTGCACATCACCGGTCCTGCCATCTGGCAGAAAAAGATCAGTGAAAGCCTGGCGGTAGAAGTGCAGTAAGCGCTTCCCCTGCAAACATAAAGGCGACTGTGGCCATGGCCCAGTCGCCTTTTTTATGGCTCATGGTATGGTGCACTCCCTTACCGTGCCTGCCCCTCACCGTATGATCGTGATCCCTCGCCCCCTGCGCCTGACCTTCTATTCCCTGCTGATAATCGCCGGCGCGCTACTGGCCGCAGCCTGGGCCACGCGCCATGCCGAACGCCAGGCGCTGGTGGACGACGCCGCCCGTGCCAATCAGCAGCTCGCGCTGTACGCAAACTCGCTGCATACCCTGATCGAACGCTACCGCGCCCTGCCTGCGGTGCTGGCGCTGGACTCGGAGATGATCAATGCCTTGAAGGGCCCGCTGGATACCGCGACCCAGGACCTGCTCAACCGCAAACTGGAGCGCATCAACGGCGCGGCGCAGTCGTCCACCTTGGAATTGATGGACCGCACCGGCCTGGCCGTGGCCGCCAGCAACTGGAACCTGCCGAGCAGTTATGTGGGGCACAACTACGCGTTTCGCCCCTACTTCAGCCAGACCTTGAGCCAGGGCACCGGGCGCTTCTATGCGGTGGGCGTAACGACCGGCATCCCCGGTTACTTCCTCTCCAGCGCGGTGGTCGACGAACACGAACAGTTCCTCGGTGCGATGGTTGTGAAACTGGAGTTCCCCGAACTTGAGCGCGAATGGGCCCAGGGCAATGACCTGCTGCTAGTCAGCGATGCGCGTGGCATCGTGTTCATCGCCAATCAACCCGGCTGGCGTTACCGCAACCTGCGACCGTTGACGGCCAGCGACCTGGCCGAGCTCAAGGCCACTCGCCAGTACGACAAAAAACAACTGCAGGCACTCGAAACCAGCACTCTGCAACGCTTCGACGAAAACAGCCATTTGATGCGCGTCAACGGTCCGGATGGCAGTGCCAATTACATCTGGGAATCCCTGCCGCTGAAGGCCGAAGGCTGGACCCTGCACCTGCTGCGCAAGCCGCAGGTCGCCTTTGAAGATCAGCGCAACGCCGGGTTGGCCGCCGCCGGTTCCTGGCTGGCGCTGGTGTTCCTGGTGCTGTTCCTGACCCAACGTTGGCGCCTGGCCCGCTTGCGCCAGCGCAGTCGCGAAGAGCTTGAGCAACTGGTGGAAGAACGCACCCAGGCGCTACGCACGGCCCAGGATGGCCTGGTGCAATCTGCCAAACTGGCGGCGCTGGGACAGATGTCCGCCGCCCTCGCCCACGAAATCAATCAGCCACTCACCGCCCAACGCATGCAATTGGCCACTTTGCGCCTGCTTCTGGATCACGGCCGTGTCGATGATGCTTACAAAGCACTCACGCCACTGGACGACATGCTCACGCGCATGGCCGCCCTCACCGGCCACCTCAAGACCTTCGCGCGCAAAAGCCCGAGCGGCCTGCGTGAACGCCTGGACCTGGCCACCGTGGTCGACCAGTCGCTGCACCTGCTCGATGCGCGCCTGCGCGATGAATCCATCGGCGTGGTGCTGGACCTGACCCGCCCCGCCTGGGTGCGCGGCGATGCGATCCGCCTGGAACAGGTTCTGATCAACTTGCTGCGCAACGCCCTCGATGCCATGGCCGACAAGCCGCGTAAACGCCTGGAAATCCGCCTGCATGCCGACCAACAGCTGTGGCGACTGACCGTCAGCGACAGCGGCGGCGGGATTGCCGACGAGCACCTGAACAGTGTGTTCGACCCGTTCTTCACCACCAAGCCTGTGGGCGATGGCCTCGGCTTGGGGCTGGCGGTGTCCTACGCTATCGTGCACGAATTGGGTGGGCGCCTGATCGCCGGCAATCGTGGCGACGGCGCGGTGTTCACCCTGACGCTGCCTATCGCGCTGGAGACGCCCGACCTATGTTGAACGCGGTGATTGTGGTCGATGACGAAGCAAGCATCCGCACGGCCGTCGAGCAATGGCTGAGCCTCTCGGGGTTCGAGGTGCAGCTATTCAGCCGCGCCGAGGAATGCCTGGCGCAATTGCCCAAGGATTTCCCCGGTGTGATCCTCAGCGATGTGCGCATGCCCGGACTCAGCGGCCTCGAACTGCTGGCCGAAGTGCAACGTCGCGATGCCGATTTACCGGTCATCCTGCTCACCGGCCACGGCGATGTGCCGATGGCGGTTGAGGCCATGCGCGACGGTGCCTACGACTTTTTGGAGAAACCCTTCAGCCCCGACGCCCTGCTCAACAGCCTGCGCCGAGCCTTGGACAAACGCGGGCTGATCCTGGAAAACCGACGCCTGCACCAACAGGCCGATCATCGGGCGCAGTTGGAAACGACCCTGCTGGGTGTGTCGCGAGGTTTGCAAACCTTGCGCCGCCAGGTGCTGGACCTGGCCAGCCTGCCGGTCAACGTACTGATCCGTGGCGAGACCGGCAGCGGCAAGGAAATGGTCGCCCGTTGCCTGCATGATTTTGGCCCTCGGTCGAAGAAACCCTTTGTCGCGCTCAACTGCGCCGCCATCCCCGAGCAGTTGTTTGAAGCCGAGCTGTTCGGCCACGAAAGCGGCGCGTTTACCGGCGCCCAGGGCAAGCGCATCGGCAAACTGGAATATGCCCACGGTGGCACGCTGTTCCTCGACGAAATCGAAAGCATGCCACTGGCCCAACAGGTGAAACTGCTGCGTGTGTTGCAGGAACAGAAACTGGAGCGACTGGGCTCCAACCAAAGTATCCACGTCGACCTGCGCATCATCGCCGCGACCAAGCCGGACCTTCTGGAAGAGGCCCGCGCCGGGCGCTTTCGCGAAGACCTGGCCTATCGCTTGAACGTCGCACAATTGCGCCTGCCACCCTTGCGTGAACGCCGCGAAGATATCCCGTTGCTGTTCGACCACTTTGCACAGAGTGCCGCCGAGCGCCTGGGCCGCAACGTCGAGCCCCTGAGCGGCGCGCAACTGGGGCGCCTGCTCAGCCACGACTGGCCGGGCAATGTGCGCGAACTGGCCAACGTCGCCGAACGCCAGGTACTCGGCCTTGGCGAGCCGGAACCGGAAGGCATCGAGGCCGGGCAATCCCTGGCCGCTCAGCAGGAGGCCTTCGAAGCCCACTGCCTGAAAGCCGCGCTGACCCGGCACAAGGGTGATATCAAGGCCGTGCTGGCCGAGCTGCAACTGCCACGCCGTACCTTCAATGAAAAGATGCAGCGCCACGGGCTCGCCCGCGACATGTTCCTGAAGGACGAATGAGCGGATTTCCGCTCATCACCTGAAAATCATCAGCGGCTTTCCGCTCAATAAAAACCTGCAACCCTTCTATTCCGGGCCTTCATCCATCTGGCACAGCTCCTGCTATAGCTCGAGTCAGGCTGCGCACGCGCCGCTCCATAAAAACAACTAGATGAAGGATCCTTCAATGGATAACTCCAACGCCCTGCCTCTGGGGTCGGCGGCCGCGCCGACGAAAGAGCGCACTACCTCCAGCCGCATCAAATCGATTTTCAGTGGTTCCGTCGGCAACATGGTCGAGTGGTACGACTGGTACGTCTACGCCGCGTTCTCGCTGTACTTCGCCAAAGCCTTCTTCCCGAAAGGCGACACCACCGCCCAACTGCTCAACACCGCCGCAATCTTCGCCGTGGGCTTCCTGATGCGCCCGATCGGTGGCTGGCTGATGGGCCTGTATGCCGACAAGGTCGGGCGTAAAAAGGCCTTGATGGCCTCGGTCTACCTGATGTGCTTCGGCTCGCTGCTGATTGCCCTGAGCCCAGGCTATGAAATGATTGGTATCGGTGCGCCGATCCTGCTGGTGTTCGCCCGTTTGCTGCAGGGGCTGTCGGTCGGCGGCGAATACGGCACCTCCGCCACTTACCTCAGCGAGATGGCGACCAAGGAACGCCGTGGTTTCTACTCCAGCTTCCAGTACGTAACCCTGATCTCCGGCCAGCTCATCGCCCTGGCCGTGCTGATCGTGCTGCAACAACTGCTGACCACCGAGCAA
The genomic region above belongs to Pseudomonas azotoformans and contains:
- a CDS encoding AAA family ATPase, with product MSELPSATALTSETLQRASRQAQDLRTELRKAVIGQDPVIDDVLTALIAGGHVLLEGVPGLGKTLLVRALARCFEGDFARIQFTPDLMPSDVTGHAVYDLHTEQFKLRKGPVFTHLLLADEINRAPAKTQAALLEAMQERQVTLEGEALPIGQPFMVLATQNPIEQEGTYPLPEAELDRFMLKVRMDYPDAQQELDMVREVTRSSRADMLDVQPLRTVLLAEDVLRLQQIASELALDEQVLDYAVRLARATRSWPGLAIGAGPRASIDLVRGARARALLRGGEFVTPDDIKGCALAVLRHRVRIAPELDIDGLEVDQVLKQMLDQIPAPRQ
- a CDS encoding DUF58 domain-containing protein, coding for MKPTRLLLNWLGVLLGLDILLGIVAALQFKVPDTLHSIAWGLLLALLLLALLDAMRLSSRPSPRVQRQMPGSLALGRWGEIRLVLEHDFPQTLSVQVFDHVPDGLSVEHMPQSIDLRPGERSELGYRLRPLRRGHFSFNRCEILLPSPMGLWSARRLIDVSDTTRVYPDFARLYGAQLQGVDNWLSQLGVRQRQRRGLGLEFHQLREFREGDSLRQMDWKATARQRTPIAREYQDERDQQIVFMLDCGRRMRSQDDELSHFDHALNACLLLSYVALRQGDAVGLCTFAGDQPRYLAPVKGSSQLNRLLNAVYDLDTTRRAADYQAAASQLLARQKRRALVIVISNLRDEDDETLLTAVNRISRHHRVLVASLREEALDQLRQAPVQTLPEALAYSGTIDYLNTRNELHDRLCAQGLSLLDTLPSELGPALVTRYLGWKKAGVL
- a CDS encoding PilZ domain-containing protein — encoded protein: MFTDRRIERHQLPYFLQVFNRLTDKPIGFLGNVSEDGLMLISQLPMMVDVDFELRLKIPGADDTFHPIDLTVTCLWSHEDINPQHYDSGFRVLHAPEEYGQLINVLLNYFSFDPLQASA
- the pyk gene encoding pyruvate kinase, producing the protein MSVRRTKIVATLGPASNSPEVLEQLILAGLDVARLNFSHGTPDEHKARAKLVRDLAAKHGRFVALLGDLQGPKIRIAKFANKRIELKIGDQFTFSTSHPLTEGNQQVVGIDYPDLVKDCGVGDELLLDDGRVVMRVETATPTELHCVVLIGGPLSDHKGINRRGGGLTAPALTEKDKADIKLAAEMEVDYLAVSFPRDAADMEYARKLRDEAGGTAWLVAKIERAEAVADDETLDGLIKASDAVMVARGDLGVEIGDAELIGIQKKIILHARRHNKAVIVATQMMESMIQNPMPTRAEVSDVANAVLDYTDAVMLSAESAAGPYPLEAVQAMARICLGAEKHPTSKTSSHRIGKEFESCDQSIALAAMYTANHFPGVKAIIALTESGYTPLIMSRIRSSVPIYAFTPHREAQARTALFRGVYTVPFDPASLAPNEVSQKAIDELVKRGVVEKGDWVILTKGDSYHTTGGTNGMKILHVGDPQV
- a CDS encoding iron-sulfur-binding ferredoxin reductase produces the protein MPELYVGERHWSVSYGSNLLDALNQAGVAVPYSCRAGSCHACLVRCLGEVEDKQPEALSPAQRQDGWRLACQCQVSGDLRVETFDPTRDGLPAQVLGVDWLSPSVLRLRLQPERGLRYRAGQHLVLWAGQVARPYSLASLPQEDPFLEFHLDCRLPGEFSDLARQLQLGDRLRLGELRGGALQYDPDWQSRPLWLLASGTGLGPLWGVLREALRQDHQGDIRVIHLAHDAQGHYLAEPLAQLAAQHPNVTVELWTAAQATQALAQLRLVSRQTLALLCGHPASVEAFSKRLFLAGLPRNQLLADVFLPRG
- a CDS encoding fumarate hydratase — translated: MTVIKQDDLIQSVADALQFISYYHPVDFIQAMHEAYLREESPAARDSIAQILINSRMCATGHRPICQDTGIVTVFVRVGMDVRWDGATMGLDDMINEGVRRAYNLPENVLRASILADPAGARKNTKDNTPAVIHYSIVPGNTVEVDVAAKGGGSENKSKMAMLNPSDSIVDWVLKTVPTMGAGWCPPGMLGIGIGGTAEKAAVMAKEVLMESIDIHELKKRGPQNRIEEMRLELFEKVNQLGIGAQGLGGLTTVLDVKIMDYPTHAASLPVCMIPNCAATRHAHFVLDGSGPASLEAPPLDAYPEIVWEAGPSARRVNLDTLTPEEVQSWQPGETVLLNGKMLTGRDAAHKRMVEMLNKGETLPVDLKGRFIYYVGPVDPVREEVVGPAGPTTATRMDKFTRQILEQTGLLGMIGKSERGPTAIEAIKDHKAVYLMAVGGAAYLVAQAIKKSRVVAFAELGMEAIYEFDVKDMPVTVAVDSKGESVHITGPAIWQKKISESLAVEVQ
- a CDS encoding ATP-binding protein translates to MIVIPRPLRLTFYSLLIIAGALLAAAWATRHAERQALVDDAARANQQLALYANSLHTLIERYRALPAVLALDSEMINALKGPLDTATQDLLNRKLERINGAAQSSTLELMDRTGLAVAASNWNLPSSYVGHNYAFRPYFSQTLSQGTGRFYAVGVTTGIPGYFLSSAVVDEHEQFLGAMVVKLEFPELEREWAQGNDLLLVSDARGIVFIANQPGWRYRNLRPLTASDLAELKATRQYDKKQLQALETSTLQRFDENSHLMRVNGPDGSANYIWESLPLKAEGWTLHLLRKPQVAFEDQRNAGLAAAGSWLALVFLVLFLTQRWRLARLRQRSREELEQLVEERTQALRTAQDGLVQSAKLAALGQMSAALAHEINQPLTAQRMQLATLRLLLDHGRVDDAYKALTPLDDMLTRMAALTGHLKTFARKSPSGLRERLDLATVVDQSLHLLDARLRDESIGVVLDLTRPAWVRGDAIRLEQVLINLLRNALDAMADKPRKRLEIRLHADQQLWRLTVSDSGGGIADEHLNSVFDPFFTTKPVGDGLGLGLAVSYAIVHELGGRLIAGNRGDGAVFTLTLPIALETPDLC
- a CDS encoding sigma-54-dependent transcriptional regulator; translation: MLNAVIVVDDEASIRTAVEQWLSLSGFEVQLFSRAEECLAQLPKDFPGVILSDVRMPGLSGLELLAEVQRRDADLPVILLTGHGDVPMAVEAMRDGAYDFLEKPFSPDALLNSLRRALDKRGLILENRRLHQQADHRAQLETTLLGVSRGLQTLRRQVLDLASLPVNVLIRGETGSGKEMVARCLHDFGPRSKKPFVALNCAAIPEQLFEAELFGHESGAFTGAQGKRIGKLEYAHGGTLFLDEIESMPLAQQVKLLRVLQEQKLERLGSNQSIHVDLRIIAATKPDLLEEARAGRFREDLAYRLNVAQLRLPPLRERREDIPLLFDHFAQSAAERLGRNVEPLSGAQLGRLLSHDWPGNVRELANVAERQVLGLGEPEPEGIEAGQSLAAQQEAFEAHCLKAALTRHKGDIKAVLAELQLPRRTFNEKMQRHGLARDMFLKDE